A stretch of DNA from Cannabis sativa cultivar Pink pepper isolate KNU-18-1 chromosome X, ASM2916894v1, whole genome shotgun sequence:
ATTGGCTTTAACGGTGCATTCAGGAATCAGAAGCTGATCTTGAGTTGCTCTGGCAATAATGCAGCTGAGTCGAACACGGGATTATTTCCTGAACTTTCCTCAATGCAAGGGGTGAAATTGAAACAATGCCATCTATTAAAGTCGGGGCTCTGAAGTCTTGAAGTTAATCTTATTGCAATTGGATCCCATTGAAAGAAGCATGCACAAATGGGGCCAACTGCATAATTTCAGTAAGCCAAAATCCTTTCAATTTTGCCTGATGACGAGATTGAGTAGTGTAGGTATATGTATATTTGATGGGCTTGTTTGAGTGTGACGCAAGTCAGCTTAATGCCCCATTAATTATAAAATCTTGTACCATGTATAGATTCCCTTTTCCTAGCTTAGCTTATTTtgtttgatatttaattgaattattgTACAGAagactttccttttcctttgaCATTTTAGCCAAGTGAGAACACTTTTAATAATAAGGCGGGGTTTGGAAATTAACCAAGTATAATGCTTGCTTTTATTTGCCAAAGATTATAAGTGTCGTTATCCATGTTTGCCTTTCTTCTCAATGATTGAATTGAAGAAGGCTGAACTTGGAAAAAATGTATTGAATTAGAGCTCTTAAGATGTATTCAAATTAATGTGATTTTATTCAACAAAACCACTTAATATAAATTTGTGGTTCAATCCACAAGAAAACAAGACATACATGTCTATTTGAAACCAGAATTTCTTCGCTGTATTATGATAATAGCTTATTAGAAAATAGGAAATTAAAAGtcaattataaacaaaaatttatcAAACTTATTTAATTTTGCTTCCCagataaacaatcttttttttttttttttaataaactaaagaaaaaaaagtacatatatataaacaactCCCAATAATGTACCGTGGTACCTCAGTGGACTgacttttataattttctttttcataccaaaaaaaaaaaggaaaaataagtAGAGAATGATGAATAAACATATCATTGTGCGAGCAGGATAGCACTCTTTCCAAGTTCAGAATTTTAATGAAAATCATTACTACAAATAATTCACTTCCCAATTAGTAAACTTCCTCATAACGATTATCAACTAAATCACACTTGATTGTGTTAAATAATTGTTGAAGTCAGTTCACACTGATCCATTTCTGTATAGCAGCTAATCTATTTTCAATTACTTGAATACATAATGATAATAAACTTTACTGACTTTGGCTGGTTTTATacttatttattcttattttttcttaacgaagtagaatatgaaaaaaaaaaatgatacttttacaatattttattaAGTATGGTTGGCACCATTGGGATAGTGCCAACCAATCATGAATGTGTGAGACTGTGTACACGTAAAAGTGGCATATCATGATTTGTAAGATCCACAGAAGAACAAACACTAATTAATTTGGTATTAGAATATATGCTTTCCAATCAGATTTACACTTTAGTTTACTCATTACTATAAATTACTAAATCAGACAcccaacaattttattttttataaaacaacccaACAAGTTCGGGTATCAAATAATGTTAAAAAACAGCATAGACACAGTACACAAAGTACATACAAATCATTTGTCTTTTTTAACATCAATTAAAACTATTCTGCAATGGAAATAGTATGTGTAGTTCCATCAATTCAACACAAATGAATAAACACAGCTACCAGATTCTATATTTGTCCCAACACCACCTTAATgataatattaataatgaataaaaaaaccAATATAAAGGAAAATAGGGCATAGAtgtgttgtgttgtgttgtCTGTGTTCCATAGTTTGCTCAATTGGGCTCTTTCAAAATTGGACCACTACACATTTTGAGACTTATGAAACCTTTTTCGATCAAGtggtttttgtttatatttatacaaataagtgATAACGATTAAGTAATTCAACTTCTAACACCAACAATCTAGAATTTTCGACAAGAGAATTAGACAACGTCAAGTTAcacaataattatattatatatgtaaatgaagaaaatgaaaaaaaaaagacaaacaaAGGAGAAATGATCCGATCATACAATCCTAAAACACCTTTCACATTTCTAATGACGTTGATGACCCAAAATAAACTCAATAACCTTTTGACGATGCCGCCTTGGAAAATAAATTCTCtcatttatttctttaattaatatatatatataaagactcagagaaagagagagaaagggttaATTAAGgaatgaaaaagtaaaaaacatTTTAACGAGAAAAACTGTAGACAGTGAAGAGATTAATGATTTTTGTAATCCTAAATTTATTACCGTAGGAACTAACTTTAACATAGAACAAACTAATAAGGAAGataattaagaataataataagagaGAATACTGGTTAGTGTATTTTACTGGGGAAGAAATTTGaagtctttctctctctacttttcattttttttttcttaaacacACTGACTCACCCACCCACTCAATTCATTGATTCATTCATTCATGGTTTCTCTGAGTTGGCTTGGCTAATAAGCAGCTTTAAACAGTGAAACAAGGAAACCAGaggtaagagagagagagagagatgggttGTTGTCAATCATTGTTGTTGAGCCAATCTCAGCCGGAGAAGAGTCCGACCCAACAtctacaacaacaacaacaacaacaacaacacccTCCTCCTTCAGTTGGGCCCGAGCCACTAACTGGGGTTGCCCCGCCTTTTACTGAGTTCTCCTTCTCCGACCTCAAAGCGGCTACCAACAACTTCAGCTCCGAATTCATCGTCTCCGAGAGCGGTGAGAAAGCCCCTAACGTTGTCTACAAGGGTCGTCTTCAGAACAGGTCATGGATCGCTGTAAAGAAGTTTACCAAGATCGCTTGGCCTGATCCCAAGCAGTTTGCGGTACCCTTTTTGTGTAtattttgctttctttttgGGGTTGGGACTTGGGGGTGTGGTTGGTCGTTGTGGTAGCTGAGCTGTTGAATTAGGTAATTTTGTTTGCGTTTTTGTTTTTTATGTGGGTTTTTGGAATCTTTTCTGGGTTTTTGATTCTTAGGAGGAAGCTAGTAGCGTGGGAAACCTTCGCCATCGGAGACTAGCTAACTTGATTGGGTATTGCTGTGAGGGTGATGAAAGGCTTCTTGTTGCTGAATACATGCCCAATGATACTCTTGCTAAGCATCTTTTTCACTGTAAGTTTctctcttcctttttttttattatttgatttgaaCTACTACTGAAATTTAATTATCTTTTGTAGCAATAACTCCTATAAAGATAAAAGCTTGCACATTTGTTTCATGTTATCTTCAATCTCTCTTTATCGTGGTTTGCATTAAGGGTGATGATTTGATGGAGTTTTGAATTGTTTTAATGTGAATGTGGTAATGTTGTCTCTTTAGTTCTACAAAATTGTGTTCtctttttgatatttttctctttgtttatcactttttttttttggtgccgTCTATTCCTAGATTGTAGGCTTTTGTGCGTGTGTTTTCTgtcttttcttttgttgttttgGTTTCACATTTATGAAGAAGGCATTGGATATTGTTTATCTCAAATTTCTTTATGGGGCTTTGTTTGTTCTTGACAGGGGAAAATCAAACAATTGAGTGGGCCATGCGTTTAAGAGTGGCCCTTTATATTGCTGAAGCCTTGGATTATTGTAGTTCTGGGGGTCATCCATTATACCATGATTTGAATGCATATAGGGTTCTCTTTGATGAGGTGTTGTTTCTACAATTGAAATATTATCCCAAAACTTTGATTTTGCATCTATTATGATCTGATTTCATTATTTAACGTTTAACTAAATTTGTAGGATGGTGATCCACGCCTTTCATGTTTCGGCTTGATGAAAAATAGTAGAGATGGCAAGAGTTACAGTACTAATCTTGCTTATACGCCTCctgaatatttaaaaaatggtATTAATTCCTCTAGTCTGATTAACACATATTGATTGTGATACTGTTTTCGTTAGCTTCTTGTTTCCACATATAGAACATCTTCTATGGTAGATTTTCACTTCTAATGGAATGGGTTAATCTGACCTACTAAAGTGCCTAGTATGTAAACCACATTCAAGATACAATCTCCTAGTCTTAAACTCATAATATGTCAGACTGTTCATGGACAAACCGGTTGACCTACTGGGTGCTTGTTTACTGTTTTGAATTATCTATAACCCGATCTTTGAAATGTTGCGACTCTACTGCTATTTAACTCAAATAGATATATGTGTGCAAGATGAGTTTAACTATTTTTATTGTTTCTCATGATTGTAATTGCATTTTCTATATCTTAGTTGTTCCCATAATTGTTAATTTGGTGTTCTAGGAAGGGTCACTCCAGAAAGTAATATCTACAGTTTTGGCACCGTCATTTTGGATCTTCTAAGTGGCAAACATATTCCTCCAAGTCATGTAAGTGGTTTCTTTGGTTATATGTGGCATTCATATTTGTATTAGCTGTCTTTGTTAATTTGTAACACCATAGCACTGGTGGAGAGAGCAGAGTTAAAGTTGTTACTTACTACGTAACTTGAAGAGGTCTATgaattagtttatttagttttacTGACAAGACTGATTAATTTGATTTATGATCATGTTTTTAGGCTCTTGATATGATAAGAGAGAAGAATATCAATCTTTTGACCGATTCACATTTGGAAGGCAAGTTTTCCACAGAGGAGGCGACAGTGGTTGTTAATCTTGTCTCAAAGTGTTTGCAATATGAACCCAGGGACCGGCCAAACACAAAGGACCTCATTGCAACACTTGCTCCATTGCATTCTAAAACAGATGTAAGAATTCTCTTATTCTGATATTAGAAACGCCAATTATTAGTTTGAGTCTGGAGTCGTGTTCTGCTTTCAGGCGTTATCTATGCATATCTGGAATGAGTTCTTTCTGTTTTCTTCACGTTAGTGCAGGAAGTTATCATTGGATGTTCTAATATTAAAGTTCATAATTAAACACTATTGGTCTTTCTGCACTAGTTATCATCTCGTCTATTTACATATGCTCAGTATGTGAAGTTATAGGATGTTAGTATTAGCGCATGAAGTATGTATGAACAATATTTCTGTAGCAGTTATCATACTCCTTTGCTCTAACAGAACTTGATTTTTCAATCAACTGTTTACATTTACATTTTCCAAGTCTTTTTATAGTCAACACTGTTAAAAAATGTGTCCTCCACTGTTATGGTGAGCAATGATCCCTGAAATTATGTTTCTTCACATGCACAATGTTTCTTATTGTGGAAGGTTCATTACTTCCTCTTCTCATacaatataagaaaaaaaatcttgGGGTAGCAGGTTCCGTCTTATTTAATGCTTGGAATTCCTAAGCATGATGAAGCTCCATCAACCCCACAACGGCCACTTTCGCCAATGGGTGAGGCCTGTTCCCGAATGGACCTGACAGCCATTCATCAAATCTTAGTTGCAACACACTACAAGGATGATGAAGGGACAAATGAGGTAAGCAATCAATGATGCTTGGCATATGCTGTGTGGTGCAATCGGTATTGGAATATTCATGTGAATTTCTTTTGTATTAGTTATCGTTCCAAGAGTGGACTCAGCAAATGAGAGACATGCTGGAGGCAAGGAAGCGGGGGGACTTTGCCTTTCGGGACAAAGATTTCAAAACTGCCATTGACTGTTATTCCCAGGTACATTAATAAAGAAATTCATATGCTTGTGTTAGAAAGACCCAGCCTTGAACTAAGAATAGAAATTGGATCATGATGTGGTCTTTGTGATGTTGTTGCAGTTcataaatgttggaacaatggTGTCTCCAACTGTTTTTGCTAGACGAAGTCTTTGCTATCTGCTATGCGATCAGCCAGACCCTGCTCTCCGAGATGCAATGCAAGCCCAATGTGTCTTTCCAGATTGGCCAACAGCTTTCTATATGCAATCAGTAGCTCTGGCGAAGCTGGACATGCACAAAGATGCGGCTGACATGTTGAATGAAGCGACTACGTTAGAAGAAAAGAAGCAACGAGGAACTAGGGGATCCTGAGAATGACAAGCAAACCTGTTCGTTCAACACAAATAGCACAATGTTGTTTACTTGAGGCTGACCCAAATTTGTATAAAATCTGAGCTGCAAATCATAATTTGATTGTTTTCTCAATTGAAATGtttatatatcttatttatagaaaaatatcttgtttatcAGCATCATCTTTTCACCATAAAGTTTGCTATTTTCATATTATTGTTTATCAGCATCATTCTCTTTCCTTCTATATTATTGTTTTGCTTTGGAGCAATATAGCTCTTATTATTGGACTTAGCTAAATGtagatttttacaaaatataacgAAATGACTCGAGTTAAGCCTAtataagttttttctttttcattaattACTTCATgtttatggattttttttttttttttttttttttgatgttgTTTACATAATATATGAAGAATAAAAATCCACTAAATATGACAACTGGGTGGGAACTATGCAAAATATAATAGATTTTGTCCAGAGAAAATTGTGAGCAATTTATAGAATACCAGGATTAAATTTGCATATAAT
This window harbors:
- the LOC115702467 gene encoding serine/threonine-protein kinase BSK1 isoform X1 is translated as MGCCQSLLLSQSQPEKSPTQHLQQQQQQQQHPPPSVGPEPLTGVAPPFTEFSFSDLKAATNNFSSEFIVSESGEKAPNVVYKGRLQNRSWIAVKKFTKIAWPDPKQFAEEASSVGNLRHRRLANLIGYCCEGDERLLVAEYMPNDTLAKHLFHWENQTIEWAMRLRVALYIAEALDYCSSGGHPLYHDLNAYRVLFDEDGDPRLSCFGLMKNSRDGKSYSTNLAYTPPEYLKNGRVTPESNIYSFGTVILDLLSGKHIPPSHALDMIREKNINLLTDSHLEGKFSTEEATVVVNLVSKCLQYEPRDRPNTKDLIATLAPLHSKTDQVPSYLMLGIPKHDEAPSTPQRPLSPMGEACSRMDLTAIHQILVATHYKDDEGTNELSFQEWTQQMRDMLEARKRGDFAFRDKDFKTAIDCYSQFINVGTMVSPTVFARRSLCYLLCDQPDPALRDAMQAQCVFPDWPTAFYMQSVALAKLDMHKDAADMLNEATTLEEKKQRGTRGS
- the LOC115702467 gene encoding serine/threonine-protein kinase BSK1 isoform X2 encodes the protein MGCCQSLLLSQSQPEKSPTQHLQQQQQQQQHPPPSVGPEPLTGVAPPFTEFSFSDLKAATNNFSSEFIVSESGEKAPNVVYKGRLQNRSWIAVKKFTKIAWPDPKQFAEEASSVGNLRHRRLANLIGYCCEGDERLLVAEYMPNDTLAKHLFHWENQTIEWAMRLRVALYIAEALDYCSSGGHPLYHDLNAYRVLFDEDGDPRLSCFGLMKNSRDGKSYSTNLAYTPPEYLKNGRVTPESNIYSFGTVILDLLSGKHIPPSHALDMIREKNINLLTDSHLEGKFSTEEATVVVNLVSKCLQYEPRDRPNTKDLIATLAPLHSKTDVPSYLMLGIPKHDEAPSTPQRPLSPMGEACSRMDLTAIHQILVATHYKDDEGTNELSFQEWTQQMRDMLEARKRGDFAFRDKDFKTAIDCYSQFINVGTMVSPTVFARRSLCYLLCDQPDPALRDAMQAQCVFPDWPTAFYMQSVALAKLDMHKDAADMLNEATTLEEKKQRGTRGS